In Biomphalaria glabrata chromosome 11, xgBioGlab47.1, whole genome shotgun sequence, the following proteins share a genomic window:
- the LOC106054889 gene encoding ankyrin repeat and MYND domain-containing protein 2-like, whose amino-acid sequence MVKMAGETEDDKRTPDEKKLFELIEKGSNEAVISHVKATQVKVDCLDPKGMTPLQLAAFRGNKELCEFFLANGADVNSNYHENSYSALMFAALSGNRDVTRLMLEAGANVNHTNSVNRTASQMAAFVGQHQCVSVINNYFPREEIDYYTKPQGLEKEPKLPPNVAPALCTLVNFTNLHPVKISLYLQNHPELLDESAKVCIVLSRIVEKNMKSREINDIVAMKCHFISTVIKLAAEARGKDKDKSLNGWLKSLMKGRDEDGFLEFQERLVRQAIKDFPYATSALLQQLVRQIAPVKIGNTPTALSILISSLNGQQFAWDASEGCDTCGEAKAEAKCAKCKMVVYCNRDCQKLHWATHKKFCERLAEQYKQEEDQRKLGEEAEKLRLEEEKLRLEEEQSKRDAESKTNSTGQTGGESNSASDIKDQDVNTEKSGEDLVKSVDGVTPSDGSSVKQLEQEITGSGESVNES is encoded by the exons ATGGTTAAGATGGCAGGAGAAACTGAGGATGATAAGCGAACtccagatgaaaaaaaattatttgagcttATTGAAAAAG GTTCCAATGAAGCTGTCATTAGTCATGTCAAAGCAACTCAAGTTAAGGTTGATTGCTTGGACCCT AAAGGCATGACACCTTTACAGTTGGCAGCCTTCAGGGGAAATAAAGAGTTGTGTGAGTTCTTTCTGGCTAATGGAGCAGATGTGAACTCTAATTACCATGAAAACTCTTATTCAGCTCTTATGTTTGCAGCTCTTTCAG GCAATCGCGATGTGACAAGGTTAATGTTAGAAGCTGGAGCCAATGTAAACCACACTAACTCTGTGAACAGGACAGCTAGCCAAATGGCTGCATTTGTTG GTCAACATCAATGTGTGAGTGTCATTAATAACTATTTCCCTAGAGAGGAGATAGATTACTACACTAAACCTCAAG GTTTAGAGAAAGAGCCCAAACTGCCTCCTAATGTTGCTCCTGCCCTGTGTACACTTGTTAACTTCACCAACCTACACCCTGTGAag ATTTCCTTGTATCTGCAAAACCATCCCGAGCTTTTGGATGAGTCTGCCAAAGTTTGCATAGTCCTGTCTCGCATTGTTGAGAAAAACATGAAGTCTCGTGAGATCAATGACATTGTGGCCATGAAATGTCACTTTATCTCAACTGTCATCAAGCTCGCTGCAGAAGCCCGGGGCAAAGACAAAGACAAGTCTCTCAATGGATGGTTGAAAAG CCTAATGAAAGGACGTGATGAAGATGGATTTTTAGAATTCCAGGAACGTTTGGTTCGTCAAGCAATCAAAGATTTTCCTTATGCAACTTCTGCACTCTTGCAGCAACTAGTCAGGCAGATTGCACCTGTTAAAATA GGTAACACTCCAACTGCATTGTCCATCCTGATCTCCTCACTGAATGGTCAACAGTTTGCCTGGGATGCCAGTGAGGGATGTGACACTTGTGGAGAGGCCAAAGCTGAAGCTAAATGTGCCAAGTGTAAAATG GTAGTTTATTGTAACAGAGATTGTCAAAAGTTACACTGGGCGACACACAAGAAATTTTGTGAGCGATTAGCAG AACAATATAAACAGGAAGAGGATCAGAGGAAACTGGGGGAAGAAGCAGAAAAACTTAGATTGGAAGAAGAAAAACTTAGATTGGAAGAAGAACAATCAAAGAGAGATGCAGAATCTAAAACTAACTCAACAG GTCAGACAGGAGGAGAAAGTAACTCTGCCAGTGACATCAAAGATCAAGATGTGAACACAGAGAAATCAGGAGAAGACCTAGTCAAGTCAGTGGATGGGGTTACACCAAGTGATGGCTCCTCAGTTAAACAACTGGAGCAAGAGATTACAGGCTCTGGGGAAAGTGTGAATGAAAGCTGA